TGTTTGATCCACCTTTTCTGGATTTCTTCGTATGAAAAACAAGAATGGATAAAGGCTATAAATAGTTTATTTTAAAATTTAAAGGAGCCTTAAAGAAATGGAATCAATAGATGAATTACAGAGGGAATTAGCCATTATTGAAAAATGGGAAAAGGATCAAAGAAAAATATGGTTTTGGGAACGAATAGGTCGTCTTCCATTTAAACTATTAGATAAACTAACTCCCCAATTTATTCATAATAAGATCGGAACATTGCTTGAAGAAATAGGTGTATATATCCAAAGTGGCGGGAAATACCTGGTTAATAAAAATAAATTATATAAAGTGATTGAAACGGAAACCAAGATGTCAATTCGCACCAGCTCTGATGTTAAGGGGATTCCCCTTTATTCTATGGAAAAAATCAGTAAGGAGGTAGTGGCGAGGAGAACAAGATTTGCTGCCTTTCAGGGTGCAACCACTGGGATCGGAGGGATTTTTACTCTTGCAATCGATATTCCTGCTCTTTTGACTGTTTCTCTAAAAACGCTGCAAGAAATTTCTATTATTCATGGTTATGATCCAGATGAGAAAAGTGAAAGAGTGTTTATAATTAAATGTTTGCAATTTTCTTTGGCTGATGTTGTAGGTAAACGGGCCATTCTGAATGAGCTTTCTTCCTTTAATTATGGAAGAAGCAGGTCGGATAAGTTGTTTTCACAAATTCAAGGATGGAGAGAAGTTGTTTATACATATAGGGAACAGTTCGGCTGGAAAAAGTTATTTCAAATGGTCCCGGTAGCCGGTGTGGTTTTTGGAGCAGCTACTAACAAAGCGATGATGACAAATCTATCAGAGGCCTGTATGATGTTTTATCGTAAACGGGTTATTTTAGAACGCCTAGAAAAAATGAAAGAAGTAAAAGAGTACTGACCGATTTCCCCTCTTCCTAAAAAAGGAATTATAAGTCAGGCCTAGAATATATAAATAAAGGGCGCTTGCCTAGTTTTAGGAAGGGGGAATGGATTATGTCAAAAAAGGTATTAATTTTAGCTGGTGATGCGGTTGAGGCCTTAGAGATTTACTATCCATATTTTCGCTGCTTGGAAGAAGGGTATAATGTGCAAATTGCAGCACCGTCTAAGAAGAAACTTCAGACAGTTGTCCACGATTTCATTGGCTGGGATACTTATACGGAGAGTAAAGGCTACTTAGTCGATTCACAGCTGGCCTTTGAGGATGTGAACCCGGAAGAGTATGATGGATTAATAATTCCAGGTGGAAGAGCACCAGAGTATATCCGTTTGAATGAAAATGTCCCTAGAATTGTAGCCCATTTCTTTGAAGCCAATAAACCAGTAGCGGCCATTTGCCATGCCAGCCTTGTTTTAACAACAGTGCGTCAATATTTAGAGGGCAGAGAGCTGACAGCTTATATCGCGTGCAAACCTGACGTGGAAGCAGCAGGTGCCACTTATATTGAAAATCATCTGCATGTCGAGGGGAATCTCGTCTCCGGACATGCTTGGCCTGACCTGCCGGGATTTATGAAAGAGTTTATTAAACAGTTGAATAAGTAGGAATTATTACAGGAATTAGAGAAAGAGGCTCTAGTTCCTTTTTTACGAAATTGATTTATTTTCAGAACTTTCCAACAATACTATTGACAGAGATGGGGAGGAAATATATGCTAATCGCAGGAACAGGCAGCAGGATTATTCCCCGAGATTTAATGGAAACTGGAGGGAATTGTATGTGGATGGAGCCGAATGAAGTGACTATTGAAAAAGTTCAATATCTGGATGAGAACGGTAAGATCCGGGCTGCTGCACCGGATATAAGGGATGATGAGCTGATTACCTTGTACAAATGGATGGTACAGGCACGGGTGTTTGACCAGCGGGCATTAAAGCTGCAACGTCAGGGGAGAATTGGCACTTATGCGCCGATGATCGGGCAGGAAGCAGCACAAATTGGAAGCGCTTGCGCTTTAGGGAAGCAGGATTGGATTTATCCCAGCTACCGTGAAGGGGCGGCCTGTTTTGTTCACGGCTTTCCAATGAAGAATTTTTTTCTCTACACGATGGGGCATCTGAAGGGAACGGATGCGGAAGGAGCCCATGTATTCCCTGTTCAAATCATCATTGGTGCTCAGTGTCTCCATGCAGTTGGAGGAGCTTGGGCAGGAAAATATCATAAAGAAAACAGTGTGAGTGTAACATATATTGGCGATGGCGGGACATCAGAAGGGGATTTTCATGAAGCAATGAACTTCGCCTCGGTTTATAAGCTTCCCCTCATCTTTTTTGTGCAAAATAATCACTGGGCTATTAGCGTCCCGCGATCCAAACAAACCGCCAGTAAAACGATTGCTCAAAAAGCAGTAGCATATGGAATGGCCAGCATTCAAGTGGACGGGAATGACGTTTTAGCCGTTTATACAACTATGAAGCAGGCCTTGGAGCGGGCACGTCAGGGTAAACCTGTGTTAATCGAAGCTGTTACATATAGGCAGGGGCCGCATACAACAGCAGACGATCCGATGAAATACCGGGATCCTCAAGAATTAGAGCAATGGCTGGCGAAGGATCCATTAAAGCGGATGAAAGCTTTCATGATAGAAAAAAGGATATGGAACGAAGCTTTGGATAAAGCGGAATTTGAATTAGCGGAGCAAAAGGTGAAGGAAGCTTTTGAGCTGGCAGTAAATGCTCCAAAAAGTACGACGGAAGAAATTTTTGATGTGGTGTATGAGCAAAGAACGAACCAGTTGACAGAACAGAAGAACTCCATTGCTAGAGAGGGGGTATTGTAATGCCGGCGATGACTATGATTGAAGCGATCAATTTTACCTTAAGAAAAGAGATGGAACGAGACGAACGGGTCATTTGTTTAGGGGAGGATATTGGGAAAAACGGTGGTGTGTTCCGTGCTACTGATGGTCTTCAGGATCTGTTTGGGGAAGACAGGGTGGTTGATACGCCGATTGCAGAATCTGCCATTGTCGGGACAGCGGTCGGAATGGCGGCGAGAGGATTGCGGCCGGTTGCAGAGATTCAATTTTTCGGCTTTATCTATGAGGCGATGGATCAGATGGCGGCTCAGGCTGCAAGGCTAAGATTCAGATCTGGCGGGAGATTAGGGGCACCGATGGTCGTGCGGGCACCGTTTGGCGGGGGTGTGAAAACTCCGGAACTTCATTCTGATAGTTTGGAAGGGTTATTTTTACATTCGCCGGGGTTGAAGGTGGTCATACCAAGCTCTCCTTATGATGCCAAAGGGTTGTTAGCAGCTGCAATTCGCGATAATGACCCTGTGTTATTCTTAGAGCCCATGAAGCTTTACCGTGCTTTTAGGCAGGAAGTGCCTGAGGAAGATTATGTGATTGAAATCGGCAAGGCCAAGGTTTTAAAAGAAGGAGAGGATGTAACGATTATTACATGGGGGGCGACTGTACCGCTTGTAAGCAAAGTGGCTGAGAGATGGGAGCAACAGGAAAATGTCTCGATTGAATTGATTGATTTAAGGACGATTTCTCCAATTGATGAGGAAGCTATTGTCTTTTCTGTGCAGAAAACAGGCAGAGTATTAATTGTACATGAAGCCGTTAAAACAGGAGGACCTGGAGCGGAAATCTCGGCGTTGATTAATGAAAAGGCTTTGTTCTTTCTCTCGGCTCCAATCATTCGGATTGCAAGTTTTGATACTCCTTATCCGGTACCGTCTGTAGAAGATGATTGGCTGCCAAATGCAGAACGGATTAATAAAGGCATTCGGGAAGTTTTGGCACATTGATTTTTAGAGGATGGAGGTGGACAGATATTATGGCATATGAATTTCGGCTTCCTGATATTGGTGAAGGGTTACATGAAGCAGAGATTCTTTCATGGTTCAAAGGGGTGGGGGACTATGTAAAGGAGAATGAAAATATGGTGGAAGTGCAAACCGATAAAGCAGTTGTAGAAATCTCATCACCTGTCGCTGGAATTGTTCAATCCTTTACTGCAGAAGTAGGCGAGGTGGTGAGGGTTGGCGATGTTCTGTTTACTGTTTTGGAAGAAAGCCAAGTTCAACCCGAACCTGTTTATGTGAACAAGCAGGCACCTAATCATCAAGATTGGCTAAAGGGGCAGCGGCTGGCCACTCAAGCTTCTATTGGAATTTTACCGAAAAAACGTGTGATTGCAGCTCCTTCCGTTCGGAAACTGGCACGGGAGCTCGGGGTCGCAATTACAGAGGTAACCCCAAGCGGAA
Above is a genomic segment from Neobacillus endophyticus containing:
- a CDS encoding alpha-ketoacid dehydrogenase subunit beta, which translates into the protein MPAMTMIEAINFTLRKEMERDERVICLGEDIGKNGGVFRATDGLQDLFGEDRVVDTPIAESAIVGTAVGMAARGLRPVAEIQFFGFIYEAMDQMAAQAARLRFRSGGRLGAPMVVRAPFGGGVKTPELHSDSLEGLFLHSPGLKVVIPSSPYDAKGLLAAAIRDNDPVLFLEPMKLYRAFRQEVPEEDYVIEIGKAKVLKEGEDVTIITWGATVPLVSKVAERWEQQENVSIELIDLRTISPIDEEAIVFSVQKTGRVLIVHEAVKTGGPGAEISALINEKALFFLSAPIIRIASFDTPYPVPSVEDDWLPNAERINKGIREVLAH
- a CDS encoding DJ-1/PfpI family protein, coding for MSKKVLILAGDAVEALEIYYPYFRCLEEGYNVQIAAPSKKKLQTVVHDFIGWDTYTESKGYLVDSQLAFEDVNPEEYDGLIIPGGRAPEYIRLNENVPRIVAHFFEANKPVAAICHASLVLTTVRQYLEGRELTAYIACKPDVEAAGATYIENHLHVEGNLVSGHAWPDLPGFMKEFIKQLNK
- the pdhA gene encoding pyruvate dehydrogenase (acetyl-transferring) E1 component subunit alpha; its protein translation is MWMEPNEVTIEKVQYLDENGKIRAAAPDIRDDELITLYKWMVQARVFDQRALKLQRQGRIGTYAPMIGQEAAQIGSACALGKQDWIYPSYREGAACFVHGFPMKNFFLYTMGHLKGTDAEGAHVFPVQIIIGAQCLHAVGGAWAGKYHKENSVSVTYIGDGGTSEGDFHEAMNFASVYKLPLIFFVQNNHWAISVPRSKQTASKTIAQKAVAYGMASIQVDGNDVLAVYTTMKQALERARQGKPVLIEAVTYRQGPHTTADDPMKYRDPQELEQWLAKDPLKRMKAFMIEKRIWNEALDKAEFELAEQKVKEAFELAVNAPKSTTEEIFDVVYEQRTNQLTEQKNSIAREGVL
- a CDS encoding EcsC family protein, translated to MESIDELQRELAIIEKWEKDQRKIWFWERIGRLPFKLLDKLTPQFIHNKIGTLLEEIGVYIQSGGKYLVNKNKLYKVIETETKMSIRTSSDVKGIPLYSMEKISKEVVARRTRFAAFQGATTGIGGIFTLAIDIPALLTVSLKTLQEISIIHGYDPDEKSERVFIIKCLQFSLADVVGKRAILNELSSFNYGRSRSDKLFSQIQGWREVVYTYREQFGWKKLFQMVPVAGVVFGAATNKAMMTNLSEACMMFYRKRVILERLEKMKEVKEY